The Marivivens sp. LCG002 genome contains a region encoding:
- a CDS encoding cysteine synthase A → MQFKSDLAAAIGNTPLIKLKAASEATGCTILGKAEFMNPGQSVKDRAALYIIKDAIARGDLKPGGTIVEGTAGNTGIGLALVGASMGFKTVIVIPETQSQEKKDMLRLAGAELVQVPAAPYRNPNNYVRYSGRLAQELAKTTPEGVIWANQFDNTANRQAHIETTGPEIWEQTGGKVDGFICAVGSGGTLAGVGMALQPKGVKIGLADPDGAALHSFYTTGELKSAGDSITEGIGQGRITANLEGFTPDMSFNIPDAEALPIVFDLLENEGLCLGGSSGVNVAGAIRMAKEMGPGHTIVTILCDYGTRYQSKLFNPEFLKGKGLPVPGWLATGPSSIPGVFEDV, encoded by the coding sequence ATGCAGTTCAAATCTGATCTCGCCGCAGCAATCGGCAATACGCCCCTCATCAAGCTCAAGGCCGCTTCCGAGGCGACGGGCTGCACCATTCTGGGCAAAGCAGAATTCATGAACCCGGGTCAGTCGGTCAAGGACCGCGCCGCGCTTTACATCATCAAGGACGCGATTGCCCGCGGTGACCTCAAGCCGGGTGGCACCATTGTAGAAGGGACCGCAGGCAATACGGGCATCGGGCTTGCGCTCGTGGGCGCCTCTATGGGGTTCAAGACCGTGATCGTGATCCCCGAAACCCAGTCTCAAGAGAAAAAGGACATGCTCCGCCTTGCAGGGGCCGAGCTTGTTCAGGTGCCCGCTGCACCCTATCGCAATCCCAACAACTATGTGCGTTATTCGGGTCGTCTGGCCCAAGAGCTTGCCAAAACGACCCCCGAAGGTGTGATCTGGGCGAACCAGTTCGACAACACCGCGAACCGTCAGGCACATATCGAAACCACGGGCCCCGAGATCTGGGAACAGACAGGCGGGAAGGTCGACGGTTTCATTTGTGCGGTGGGGTCGGGCGGCACGCTTGCAGGCGTCGGCATGGCGCTTCAGCCCAAGGGTGTAAAAATCGGTCTGGCCGATCCTGATGGTGCGGCGCTCCATAGTTTCTATACGACGGGCGAGCTGAAGAGTGCGGGCGACTCGATCACCGAGGGCATCGGTCAGGGGCGCATCACCGCCAACCTCGAAGGGTTCACGCCCGACATGAGCTTCAATATTCCTGACGCAGAGGCGCTCCCGATTGTGTTCGATTTGCTCGAGAACGAGGGGCTTTGCCTTGGCGGCTCTTCGGGTGTGAATGTGGCAGGTGCCATCCGCATGGCCAAGGAAATGGGGCCGGGTCATACCATCGTCACCATCCTTTGCGACTATGGCACGCGCTATCAGTCCAAGCTCTTCAATCCCGAATTCCTCAAGGGCAAGGGACTCCCTGTTCCCGGTTGGCTCGCGACGGGTCCGTCCTCCATCCCAGGTGTGTTCGAGGACGTATGA